A single genomic interval of Thermoanaerobacter uzonensis DSM 18761 harbors:
- a CDS encoding copper transporter: MNINIKYYVLTIASIFIALGIGIFIGFMLDGQKVFSEQQTAIINELEQKFKDLQTENNNLKNTVQELNKQIGYYNQYHQIIFPELVADKLSGVKVAIIETTNEFIYSGMRNALLKAGATIESITVIKDSFNTGNELEVENLVNFLSNKYGVTIDEKHLNEFVASKLANAIVTGQDVDLINYLKTNGYIDFTGIPGNTDFVIIAGGSNNKDYNVVSIDIPIIKQVKLLNVPIVGVEQSDAKYSYIDAYKKQHISTIDNVEDIIGQTSLIMVMEGKEGNYGVKPSAMSLMPDSFIKADNSTHNSAANSKK, encoded by the coding sequence ATGAATATAAATATTAAATACTATGTTTTAACAATTGCTTCTATTTTTATTGCTTTAGGAATTGGTATTTTTATAGGTTTTATGTTAGATGGGCAAAAGGTTTTTTCAGAGCAACAAACCGCAATTATAAACGAGTTAGAACAAAAATTTAAGGATTTACAAACAGAAAATAACAATTTAAAAAACACTGTTCAAGAGTTAAATAAACAGATAGGGTATTATAATCAATATCATCAAATTATTTTTCCTGAGTTAGTAGCTGATAAGTTAAGTGGAGTTAAGGTAGCAATTATTGAAACTACAAATGAGTTTATATATTCTGGCATGAGAAATGCTCTTTTAAAGGCAGGAGCTACTATTGAGTCAATTACTGTTATAAAAGACAGCTTTAATACTGGCAATGAATTAGAAGTGGAAAATTTAGTAAATTTTCTTTCTAATAAATATGGAGTTACAATAGACGAAAAACATCTGAATGAGTTCGTAGCTTCGAAATTAGCGAATGCAATTGTAACTGGTCAGGATGTGGACCTTATTAATTATTTAAAGACAAATGGTTATATAGATTTTACAGGAATTCCAGGTAATACAGATTTTGTAATTATAGCTGGAGGAAGTAATAATAAGGACTATAATGTAGTTTCTATAGATATTCCTATAATAAAACAAGTGAAACTACTTAATGTTCCTATTGTAGGTGTTGAACAAAGTGATGCTAAATATTCCTATATTGATGCTTATAAAAAACAGCATATTTCCACAATAGATAATGTGGAGGATATAATAGGGCAAACGTCACTTATAATGGTAATGGAAGGCAAAGAAGGCAATTATGGAGTTAAGCCAAGTGCGATGAGTTTAATGCCAGATTCTTTTATAAAGGCTGACAATTCTACTCATAATTCCGCTGCTAATTCTAAAAAGTGA
- a CDS encoding glycosyltransferase family 2 protein, giving the protein MNKKVSVLIPAYNEEERIIDTIKGLKDVEEIDEVIVINDGSTDSTAEKARKAGAKIVNMKRNVGKGTALKEGLKYTKNDVIVFLDADVGLSSREVKKLILPVLEGKADVTIAKFPKTNIKAGFGFVKTLARKGVKYFTGYEIESVLSGQRAFKKEVLESLKTFYKGFGIEVGMTIDILKKGFKIKEVEVNMTHSVTGRNLKGFLHRGKQFWDILKVLVYKLFSKNIREEQVR; this is encoded by the coding sequence ATGAATAAAAAAGTTAGTGTATTGATACCTGCTTACAATGAAGAAGAAAGAATAATTGATACCATAAAAGGATTAAAAGATGTTGAAGAAATTGATGAAGTCATCGTAATAAATGATGGCTCAACTGATAGTACTGCTGAAAAGGCAAGAAAAGCAGGAGCTAAAATAGTCAATATGAAGAGAAATGTTGGCAAAGGAACAGCTTTAAAAGAAGGTTTAAAATATACAAAAAATGACGTGATAGTTTTTTTAGATGCAGATGTAGGTCTTTCGTCACGAGAAGTCAAAAAACTTATATTGCCTGTTCTTGAGGGAAAAGCAGATGTTACAATTGCTAAGTTTCCAAAGACAAATATAAAAGCTGGATTTGGCTTTGTTAAAACTTTAGCCAGAAAAGGAGTAAAATACTTTACAGGATATGAAATTGAATCTGTCTTGTCAGGTCAAAGGGCTTTTAAAAAAGAGGTTTTAGAGAGTTTAAAAACTTTTTATAAAGGTTTTGGAATAGAAGTTGGTATGACAATAGATATATTAAAGAAAGGGTTTAAAATAAAAGAAGTAGAAGTGAATATGACACACTCTGTTACAGGGAGAAACTTGAAAGGCTTTCTGCACAGAGGTAAGCAGTTTTGGGATATACTAAAAGTATTAGTGTATAAGTTGTTTTCAAAGAATATTAGAGAAGAGCAGGTGAGATAG
- a CDS encoding NUDIX hydrolase, producing MEQKEVTVNTNKIFEGKIINLRVDEVKLPNGKVTTREIVEHPGGVSIVAVNEEGKILLVKQYRKPAEESLLEIPAGKLEKGEDPLICAKRELLEETGYEAGFIKHLITFYTTPGFSNEKMYLYFAKDLKKYTAQPDEDEFLEVYEYTPEELWEMILQNQIKDSKTIIGILYYLKMRNSL from the coding sequence TTGGAACAAAAAGAAGTTACAGTTAACACCAACAAGATTTTTGAAGGGAAAATAATAAATTTAAGAGTAGATGAGGTAAAACTGCCTAATGGAAAAGTTACTACGCGAGAAATAGTTGAGCATCCTGGCGGCGTATCCATAGTAGCAGTTAATGAAGAAGGAAAGATTTTATTAGTCAAACAATATAGAAAACCTGCAGAGGAGTCTTTATTAGAAATACCGGCAGGAAAATTAGAAAAGGGTGAAGACCCTTTGATTTGTGCTAAAAGAGAGTTATTAGAAGAGACAGGTTATGAAGCAGGTTTTATAAAGCATTTGATTACTTTTTATACCACTCCCGGTTTTTCTAATGAAAAAATGTATTTGTATTTTGCAAAAGATTTAAAAAAATACACTGCTCAACCTGATGAGGATGAATTTTTAGAAGTATATGAATATACTCCAGAGGAATTGTGGGAAATGATTTTACAAAATCAAATAAAAGATTCTAAAACGATAATTGGAATTTTATATTATTTAAAAATGAGGAATAGTTTATGA
- the spo0A gene encoding sporulation transcription factor Spo0A: MVKKIRVGIADDNKEFATILAEYLSTQENIEMVGVANDGNQAIELIKNQSPDLLILDIIMPYLDGIGVLEKINEEQLKKPKILVLSAVGQEKITQRAIKLGADYYILKPFDLAMLSKRISELMEPELDVVSKTVFPVVKAKKNYDLEAMITEIIHEVGVPAHIKGYMYLRDAISLVISNMEYLNSVTKMLYPKIAEKYNTTPSRVERAIRHAIEVAWNRGKTEVLNELFGYTINDEKGKPTNSEFIALIADKLRLGMKAG; the protein is encoded by the coding sequence TTGGTTAAGAAGATTAGAGTAGGAATAGCAGATGATAACAAAGAGTTTGCAACTATTTTAGCTGAGTATTTATCTACTCAAGAAAATATTGAAATGGTAGGTGTTGCCAATGATGGCAACCAAGCGATTGAACTCATTAAAAATCAATCGCCAGATTTGTTAATTTTAGATATTATAATGCCCTATTTAGATGGCATTGGTGTTTTGGAAAAGATAAATGAAGAACAATTAAAAAAGCCCAAAATTTTAGTTTTATCTGCAGTAGGCCAAGAAAAAATAACTCAACGTGCTATTAAATTAGGAGCAGATTATTATATTTTAAAACCTTTTGATTTAGCTATGTTGTCAAAAAGGATTTCTGAGCTTATGGAACCTGAATTAGATGTAGTATCAAAGACTGTTTTTCCTGTGGTAAAAGCGAAGAAAAATTATGACCTTGAAGCAATGATTACAGAAATTATTCATGAGGTAGGAGTACCAGCTCATATAAAAGGCTATATGTATCTAAGAGATGCTATTTCTCTTGTTATTAGCAATATGGAATATTTAAATTCTGTAACTAAAATGTTATATCCTAAAATTGCTGAAAAGTACAATACTACTCCTAGCAGAGTAGAAAGAGCTATAAGGCATGCAATAGAAGTTGCGTGGAACAGGGGTAAAACAGAAGTTTTAAATGAACTTTTTGGATATACTATAAATGACGAAAAAGGTAAACCGACAAATTCCGAATTTATTGCGCTTATTGCTGATAAATTGAGGTTGGGGATGAAAGCAGGGTAA
- a CDS encoding arginine repressor, with protein sequence MMKIARHAKILEIISEKEIETQEELAAELQKQGIDVTQATVSRDIKELRLIKVLTEDGKRYKYAPMGKVDSHITDRLMTLLSESIVSVDYAGNIIVIKTLSGTAPAAAEAIDTLNWKNIVGTLAGDNTIFVLVRNEETLQELLEKFKKLVK encoded by the coding sequence ATGATGAAAATAGCTCGACACGCAAAAATTCTTGAAATAATCTCTGAAAAAGAAATTGAAACACAGGAAGAGTTAGCAGCTGAACTTCAAAAACAAGGTATTGATGTGACTCAAGCGACTGTGTCAAGAGATATAAAAGAATTGAGACTGATAAAAGTTTTAACAGAGGATGGAAAAAGATATAAATACGCCCCGATGGGAAAAGTAGACAGCCATATTACAGATAGACTAATGACTTTATTGTCTGAGTCTATAGTGAGCGTTGATTATGCCGGAAATATCATAGTCATAAAAACGTTATCAGGCACAGCTCCTGCAGCAGCAGAGGCCATTGATACATTAAATTGGAAGAATATAGTAGGTACATTAGCGGGAGATAATACTATTTTTGTTTTAGTAAGAAATGAAGAAACTCTTCAAGAATTATTAGAAAAGTTCAAAAAGTTGGTTAAGTGA
- a CDS encoding endonuclease Q family protein — MRFYGDLHVHVARSIKGAPVKIAASKNLTVLNILEKSILKGIDIVGIVDGASPLILEELKEYIQEGILFSLEEGGLRYKNKVTLILGSEIEIGKEEKGSPHLICYFRDIESISLFSQEISKYVKNINLSSQRVNLTSVQAVEIAEKYSGIVIPAHVFTPFKSYYGSSTDRLKYVFKDFYQYIYGVELGLSADSDMADQIEELQNKTFLSNSDAHSLEKIGREFNVFDIKDANFEEILLAIKREKGREIVRNYGLNPKLGKYHRTFCLDCGYIAKEESPVKKCLKCGSSNIVLGVKDRIKQIKDYDTKHPPFRPLYVYQIPLEFIPNIGGKTIEKLVNYFGSELYALHHAPYEELEKVIGTSKALNILRGREGKLDVLAGGGGIYGKVTIT; from the coding sequence ATGAGATTTTACGGGGATTTGCATGTTCATGTTGCAAGGAGTATAAAAGGAGCTCCTGTAAAAATTGCGGCCTCAAAAAATTTAACTGTTTTAAATATATTAGAAAAAAGTATATTAAAAGGAATTGATATAGTTGGCATTGTAGATGGCGCTTCTCCGCTTATTTTGGAGGAGCTAAAAGAATATATACAAGAAGGAATACTATTCTCCCTTGAAGAAGGAGGGCTTAGGTATAAAAATAAAGTTACTTTGATTTTAGGCAGTGAAATAGAAATTGGCAAAGAGGAAAAGGGTTCTCCTCATTTAATATGTTATTTTAGAGATATTGAGAGTATTTCGTTGTTTTCTCAAGAAATTTCTAAATACGTTAAAAATATAAATCTAAGTTCTCAGCGAGTAAATCTTACAAGTGTACAGGCTGTTGAAATCGCAGAAAAATACAGCGGGATTGTGATTCCTGCCCATGTTTTTACTCCCTTTAAAAGTTACTATGGCAGTTCTACTGATAGGCTTAAATATGTCTTTAAAGATTTTTATCAATATATTTATGGAGTGGAATTGGGCCTTAGTGCAGACTCTGATATGGCTGATCAGATTGAGGAGTTGCAAAATAAAACTTTTCTTTCCAATTCAGATGCCCATTCTTTAGAAAAAATAGGCAGAGAGTTTAATGTTTTTGATATAAAAGATGCAAATTTTGAAGAGATTTTGTTGGCTATAAAAAGAGAAAAAGGAAGAGAAATTGTAAGAAATTATGGCCTAAATCCTAAATTAGGGAAATACCACAGAACTTTTTGCTTGGATTGTGGTTATATTGCGAAGGAAGAATCTCCTGTAAAAAAATGCTTAAAATGTGGAAGTTCAAATATAGTTTTAGGTGTAAAGGATAGAATAAAGCAAATTAAAGATTATGATACAAAACATCCTCCTTTTAGACCTTTATATGTCTATCAAATTCCCCTAGAATTTATTCCTAATATTGGAGGTAAGACTATCGAAAAATTGGTGAATTACTTTGGAAGTGAATTGTATGCTTTGCATCATGCACCTTATGAAGAATTAGAGAAAGTGATAGGAACTTCAAAGGCATTAAATATTTTAAGAGGAAGAGAAGGGAAACTGGATGTTTTAGCGGGAGGAGGAGGAATATACGGCAAAGTTACTATCACTTAA
- the steA gene encoding putative cytokinetic ring protein SteA, with protein MQITGTIKMDKRTKNLVKRLNPGEIAIIDHRDIDEVAAESLVEKKVLAVINADKSISGRYPNIGPSILCEAGIPIIDDVGKDIFDLLKENDKITIMDNEIYKDGVFIKRGKLLTKDVINYKLQESRENIGVELDKFIENTLEYAKKEKYFILGGVELPNIKTRFKNRHALVVVRGKDYKEDLFTIKQYINDVKPILIGVDGGADALLEFGLIPDIVIGDMDSVSDEALKKAREIVVHAYPDGRAPGLERVTALGLKAEIFKAPGTSEDIAMLLAFEKGADLIVAVGTHSSMIDFLEKGRKGMSSTFLVRLKVGEKLIDAKGVNKLYRETFKISYIFSIILAALIPLGVIAYFSPPMQQLLKLLQLRIRLLIGF; from the coding sequence ATGCAAATAACAGGAACAATTAAAATGGATAAAAGAACTAAAAATTTAGTGAAAAGATTAAATCCTGGAGAAATAGCTATAATTGATCATAGAGATATAGATGAAGTGGCTGCTGAATCTTTAGTTGAAAAAAAAGTATTGGCAGTCATAAATGCTGATAAATCTATAAGTGGCAGATATCCTAACATAGGACCTTCTATCTTGTGTGAGGCGGGAATTCCAATTATTGACGATGTAGGAAAAGACATTTTTGATTTATTGAAAGAAAATGACAAAATAACTATAATGGATAATGAAATATATAAAGACGGTGTGTTTATAAAAAGAGGGAAACTTCTTACAAAAGACGTTATAAACTATAAATTGCAGGAAAGCCGCGAAAACATAGGTGTTGAATTGGATAAATTTATTGAAAATACATTGGAATATGCAAAAAAAGAAAAATATTTTATTCTAGGGGGGGTTGAATTACCCAATATTAAAACGCGCTTTAAAAATAGACATGCTCTTGTAGTCGTTAGAGGAAAGGATTACAAAGAAGATTTATTTACAATAAAACAGTATATCAACGATGTAAAACCTATTTTAATAGGAGTAGATGGAGGGGCAGATGCTCTTTTAGAGTTTGGGCTTATTCCTGACATAGTCATTGGAGATATGGACAGTGTAAGTGATGAAGCTTTAAAAAAGGCTCGAGAAATCGTAGTTCATGCTTATCCCGACGGAAGAGCACCTGGCTTGGAAAGAGTAACAGCATTAGGTCTTAAAGCAGAAATTTTTAAGGCCCCAGGTACAAGTGAAGATATAGCTATGCTTTTGGCTTTTGAAAAAGGTGCTGACTTAATTGTTGCGGTAGGGACCCATTCCAGCATGATTGATTTTCTGGAAAAAGGGAGAAAAGGAATGTCCAGCACTTTTTTAGTGCGATTAAAAGTAGGAGAAAAATTAATCGATGCTAAAGGAGTAAATAAACTGTACAGGGAAACTTTCAAAATTTCTTATATATTTAGCATTATACTAGCAGCTTTGATTCCTCTTGGAGTAATAGCGTATTTTTCTCCACCTATGCAACAGTTATTAAAGCTATTGCAACTTAGAATTCGTCTTTTAATCGGATTTTGA
- a CDS encoding DUF3866 family protein — translation MISVYLAKVSKIVSQREGITVVEVESEGEKVLALNYDDVTGKIEVGDKVYVNRTARLLNLGTGGYDFIVVNLKYPKYDAIGNGHIMKLRYTPFQINVLAMEEQNNPYHTAFEEFESLEDLPVIVGELHSMVAPVALVLKSTNPNLKITYVMTDGGCLPISFSNTVFELKKRGIIDKTVTIGHAFGGDYECVNIYTALIGAKEVLKADVVIVAMGPGIIGTGTKYGFSGVEQAHIIDATNKLGGKPVLIPRIGFNDKRQRHQGISHHTITVLELCNSSCVLTFPTMEEEKEKIIKEQINSNPVFSRYKIEFIEAEIIRKYIEESGLNLSTMGRNYESEPDFFNACGAAALYVSSKLVRN, via the coding sequence GTGATTAGTGTTTATTTAGCTAAGGTAAGTAAAATTGTGTCACAAAGAGAGGGTATAACTGTTGTAGAGGTTGAGTCAGAGGGAGAAAAGGTATTAGCTTTAAATTATGACGATGTAACTGGGAAAATAGAAGTAGGAGATAAAGTTTATGTAAACCGAACTGCTCGCCTTTTAAATCTTGGAACAGGGGGCTATGACTTTATAGTTGTAAATCTCAAATACCCTAAATACGATGCTATAGGAAATGGGCATATTATGAAATTAAGATATACACCTTTTCAAATAAATGTGTTAGCAATGGAGGAGCAAAACAATCCTTATCATACTGCTTTTGAAGAGTTCGAAAGTTTAGAAGATTTGCCTGTAATAGTTGGAGAACTTCACAGTATGGTAGCACCTGTAGCCTTAGTGTTAAAAAGTACAAATCCTAACCTTAAAATTACGTATGTGATGACAGATGGAGGATGTCTGCCTATTAGTTTCAGCAATACAGTTTTTGAGCTTAAAAAGAGGGGAATAATAGATAAAACAGTTACAATTGGACATGCTTTTGGAGGAGATTATGAGTGTGTAAATATTTATACTGCTTTGATAGGTGCAAAGGAAGTGTTAAAAGCAGATGTTGTTATAGTAGCAATGGGACCAGGAATAATTGGCACAGGAACCAAATATGGGTTTTCAGGGGTAGAACAAGCCCATATAATAGATGCTACAAATAAATTAGGAGGTAAGCCTGTACTTATCCCAAGAATTGGGTTTAATGATAAAAGGCAGAGACATCAAGGGATTAGTCACCATACTATAACTGTTTTAGAGCTGTGTAACAGTTCCTGTGTTTTGACTTTTCCTACAATGGAAGAAGAAAAAGAAAAAATAATAAAGGAGCAGATAAATTCAAATCCTGTATTTTCGCGATATAAAATAGAATTTATTGAAGCTGAAATTATAAGAAAATACATAGAAGAATCTGGGCTTAACTTATCAACAATGGGAAGAAATTATGAAAGTGAGCCAGACTTTTTTAATGCTTGCGGAGCTGCAGCCCTTTATGTGTCGTCTAAATTAGTGCGAAACTGA
- the spoIVB gene encoding SpoIVB peptidase has protein sequence MTKNTIRLLLFISLSFFLVFANYFTPIQDIAKTPSSFKFFQGEKVNYNFNIPIKVSFQADKKGFLKINDTEDKNVLNLKKPITIEAVNTGTVNLDFKLFGIFPLKHISVDIVPTIKVVPGGQAIGVKLNTKGALVVGYSDIMGEDGKIYSPYKQGKIQIGDIILEVNGREIKQAEDITQIANELQGKALKLKINRKNHIFYTTIYPIKSKEDRQYRIGLWVRDHTAGIGTLTFYYPATKMYGALGHAITDIDTGHMLSIENGEIMNSRITSIDQGRRSKPGELKGIFLEEVDTIGNILKNTEFGIYGNMYEDFKNDLYGEIPIAYQSQIKEGPAKILATIDNTGIQQFDIDIIKKVYQETPSSKSMIIKIVDKNLLKKTGGIIQGMSGSPIIQDGKLVGAVTHVFVNDPTKGYAVYAEWMIDEMNSLLNNKQVFTNN, from the coding sequence ATGACAAAAAATACAATAAGATTATTACTTTTTATATCCTTAAGCTTTTTTTTAGTATTTGCAAATTATTTTACTCCTATACAGGATATAGCAAAAACCCCCTCAAGTTTTAAATTTTTTCAAGGGGAAAAAGTTAATTATAACTTTAATATACCAATAAAAGTAAGTTTTCAAGCTGATAAAAAAGGTTTTTTAAAAATTAATGATACAGAAGATAAAAATGTTTTAAATTTGAAAAAACCTATTACTATTGAAGCAGTAAACACCGGTACAGTAAATTTGGATTTTAAGCTATTTGGAATATTTCCTTTAAAGCATATTAGTGTTGACATTGTTCCGACCATAAAAGTAGTACCCGGCGGTCAAGCGATAGGGGTTAAGTTAAATACAAAGGGAGCATTAGTAGTAGGTTACTCAGATATAATGGGAGAGGACGGCAAAATTTATAGTCCTTATAAGCAAGGTAAAATACAGATAGGAGATATAATATTAGAAGTCAACGGCAGGGAAATAAAGCAAGCAGAAGATATTACACAAATTGCAAATGAATTACAGGGAAAAGCCTTAAAGTTAAAAATAAATAGAAAAAATCATATTTTTTATACTACCATTTATCCTATAAAGTCAAAAGAAGATAGACAATACAGAATAGGTCTTTGGGTGAGAGACCACACTGCTGGTATAGGTACTTTAACCTTTTATTATCCTGCTACCAAGATGTATGGAGCTTTAGGTCATGCTATAACTGATATAGACACTGGTCATATGTTATCAATAGAAAATGGAGAGATTATGAATTCTCGAATTACTTCTATTGACCAGGGAAGAAGAAGTAAACCTGGGGAATTAAAAGGGATTTTTTTAGAAGAAGTTGATACAATAGGTAATATATTAAAAAATACTGAATTTGGAATTTACGGAAATATGTATGAAGATTTTAAGAACGATTTGTATGGAGAGATTCCCATAGCGTATCAAAGCCAAATAAAAGAAGGGCCAGCTAAAATATTGGCTACCATTGACAATACAGGCATACAGCAATTTGATATTGATATTATAAAAAAAGTGTATCAAGAAACTCCTAGTTCTAAAAGCATGATAATTAAAATAGTTGATAAGAATTTATTAAAAAAGACTGGAGGTATAATACAGGGTATGAGCGGGAGCCCTATTATACAAGATGGGAAACTGGTAGGAGCAGTTACTCACGTTTTTGTTAATGACCCTACAAAAGGATATGCTGTTTATGCAGAATGGATGATCGATGAAATGAATAGTCTACTTAATAATAAGCAAGTCTTTACAAATAATTAA
- a CDS encoding UDP-N-acetylmuramyl pentapeptide phosphotransferase — MFWAKILIPLIMTVITKKLFYSIINKPLCLKENYKKVMIPVCGGIVFVPALFVSIVILNLFGVRIEYQEIILLSLSLISFVGFIDDVLGDRSVRGLKGHITMLLKGKPTTGSLKALSGVLIAFFISFNVGKNNIEELIINTLIIALFTNFLNLVDLRPGRCGKIFLAISLIFLIIGKAHLYFLILLTLILLVYLPEDLKSNVMMGDTGSNVLGMSLGISSILIFDLYNKLIILALLILLHIFTEKYSLTALIEKNKFLNYLDMLGRKGER, encoded by the coding sequence GTGTTTTGGGCTAAAATATTAATTCCTTTAATAATGACAGTTATAACAAAAAAGCTTTTTTATAGCATTATTAACAAGCCTTTGTGTTTGAAAGAAAACTATAAAAAAGTTATGATACCTGTTTGTGGTGGTATTGTATTTGTTCCTGCTTTATTTGTGTCAATTGTAATCCTCAATTTATTTGGAGTTAGAATAGAATATCAAGAGATAATTTTATTGAGCTTATCACTGATTTCTTTTGTCGGTTTTATAGATGATGTATTAGGAGACAGAAGTGTAAGAGGGCTAAAGGGTCATATAACTATGCTTTTAAAAGGAAAGCCTACTACAGGCAGTTTAAAGGCTTTATCAGGAGTTTTAATTGCTTTTTTTATAAGTTTTAATGTTGGGAAAAATAATATAGAGGAATTGATAATAAATACCTTGATAATCGCACTTTTTACAAATTTTTTAAACCTTGTAGACTTGCGACCTGGAAGATGTGGAAAAATTTTTTTAGCTATTTCTTTGATTTTTTTAATAATTGGAAAGGCTCATCTCTATTTCTTGATATTACTTACTCTGATTCTTTTAGTGTATTTGCCAGAGGATTTAAAATCAAATGTGATGATGGGAGATACTGGATCAAATGTTTTAGGAATGTCTTTGGGAATAAGCAGTATTCTTATTTTTGATTTATATAACAAGTTGATAATATTGGCATTGCTAATTTTATTACATATTTTTACAGAAAAATATTCTTTGACTGCTTTAATCGAAAAAAATAAATTTTTAAATTACCTCGATATGTTAGGAAGAAAAGGAGAAAGATAA
- the recN gene encoding DNA repair protein RecN: MLLALSIQNVALIDKVELQFKEGFNVLTGETGAGKSIVIDSVLLLLGSRASRDIIRTGEEKAIVEGIFFVDSNKDKIVEILEEVGLSLEEDDTLIINREITSSGRSYCRINGRIVPLSFLSKIGAFLVDILGQHEHQFLLDNTKHLSILDNFGDQEFKTLKKRFKELLEEYNKIQKEISAFFKDEKEKNETIDLLKYQIEEIEKANLSVEEESQLVEKRNLLMNFEKLFTAMNSSYKILYEGSGSFSVLDNLHIAIKNLETALSIDEKLKSLKDKLENILYELEDCALQIRDYLNSLDFNQQSLEEIEIRLDQINSLKRKYGPTIQHVLEFKENKKRELEDILNFEEKQRELKLKQQKLWEKILEVGEVLHLKRKQIADNIEKNINQILGELNMPNAYFKVNIEKIEEPTETGFDKIEFLISTNRGEPLKPLSKIASGGELSRIMLALKTILASADGISTLIFDEVDTGISGKTAQLVAEKMAYLSKKLQLICVTHLPQIASMADTHYRISKIAKNERTYINVEKLDYQGKINELARIMGGSRVTQTTLEHSKELLDIASQFKSKI, translated from the coding sequence ATGCTTTTAGCACTTAGCATCCAAAACGTTGCACTCATTGACAAGGTAGAATTACAATTCAAAGAAGGATTCAATGTATTAACTGGAGAGACAGGGGCAGGGAAATCTATAGTTATTGATTCGGTTTTGCTGCTTTTAGGTAGTCGAGCCAGCAGAGATATAATACGTACTGGTGAAGAAAAAGCTATCGTTGAGGGAATATTTTTTGTGGATTCCAATAAGGATAAAATCGTAGAAATTTTGGAAGAAGTAGGTTTGAGTTTAGAAGAAGATGATACTTTGATAATAAATAGAGAAATTACAAGCAGTGGAAGAAGTTATTGTAGGATAAATGGTAGAATAGTGCCTCTTTCTTTTTTGAGTAAAATAGGTGCTTTCTTGGTAGATATTTTAGGCCAACATGAGCATCAGTTCCTTTTAGACAATACTAAACATCTTTCTATTTTAGATAATTTTGGAGACCAAGAGTTTAAAACTTTAAAAAAAAGATTTAAGGAGCTGTTAGAAGAATATAACAAGATACAAAAAGAGATTTCAGCTTTTTTTAAAGATGAAAAAGAAAAAAATGAAACAATTGACCTTTTAAAGTATCAAATTGAAGAGATTGAAAAGGCGAATTTAAGTGTAGAAGAAGAGAGTCAGTTGGTGGAAAAAAGAAATTTGCTGATGAATTTCGAAAAATTATTTACTGCTATGAATTCTAGTTACAAAATTTTGTACGAAGGTAGTGGGAGCTTTTCTGTTTTAGATAATTTACATATTGCAATTAAAAATTTAGAAACTGCTCTTTCTATAGATGAAAAGCTAAAAAGTTTAAAAGATAAGCTGGAGAATATTCTCTATGAATTGGAGGATTGTGCCTTACAGATACGGGATTACTTGAATAGTTTAGATTTTAACCAGCAAAGTTTAGAGGAAATAGAAATACGATTAGATCAAATAAATTCCTTGAAAAGAAAATATGGACCTACAATACAGCATGTTTTAGAATTTAAAGAAAATAAAAAAAGGGAATTAGAGGATATATTAAATTTTGAAGAAAAGCAACGAGAATTGAAGCTTAAGCAGCAAAAGTTATGGGAAAAAATTTTAGAAGTTGGTGAAGTATTACATCTCAAAAGGAAGCAAATAGCAGACAATATAGAAAAAAATATAAATCAAATTTTGGGTGAACTTAATATGCCAAATGCTTATTTTAAAGTGAATATAGAAAAAATAGAAGAACCTACTGAAACAGGATTTGATAAAATTGAATTTTTAATTTCTACAAATAGAGGAGAGCCTTTGAAGCCTTTATCTAAAATTGCTTCTGGTGGCGAGCTTTCGAGAATTATGCTGGCGTTAAAAACTATTCTTGCTTCCGCAGATGGAATTTCCACTTTGATTTTCGACGAAGTTGATACAGGAATAAGCGGGAAAACTGCCCAATTAGTAGCTGAAAAAATGGCATATCTTTCCAAAAAACTTCAATTGATTTGTGTTACTCACCTGCCTCAAATTGCCTCTATGGCAGATACACATTATCGAATTTCCAAAATTGCAAAAAATGAAAGAACTTACATAAATGTGGAAAAACTTGACTATCAAGGCAAAATAAATGAATTAGCTCGTATTATGGGAGGATCGCGTGTTACTCAGACTACTTTAGAACATTCAAAAGAATTATTAGATATTGCATCTCAATTTAAAAGCAAAATTTAA